The stretch of DNA CTCTCTCTCGTCTCTCCCACTCAACGTCTCTCCCTTCTCGGTCACTCATTCACTCTTCCTCCGTGGCCTCCGTTCCTTCCGCCGCCACCAGTGTACCACCAGCAGCTTagcttcttctctctttctcttctccgAACAGTCTCTTCTCTGCGTGTCACTTTGGGTCTGTGTGGTTGCTGCCAAAATGTTGCGTAGAAATATTCGCATGAGGAGGGAGTATTTATACAGGAAGAGCTTAGAAGGCAAAGAGCGCTTGCTCTACGAAAAGAAGCGCAAGATCAGAGAAGCACTTCAAGGTTCTTCCTTCCTTCCTTCCATATGAATTTTTCGTTAccgtttttaattttaattcacttgttttcgtgaaaattttttattattattgttagttcATGTgtttaatgttaattttatgTAGAAGGGAAGCCAATACCTACTGAGCTTAGGAATGAGGAGGCTGCACTTCGTCGAGAGATCGATCTCGAAGATGAAAACACAGCTGGTATTATATTCTTCCTTTGTCTTCCcctgttttttctatttttttttaatttagttagtgaattttttttatgaatttgattatgttgttttataatttaattttattcattgtTTTACCCAATGAGTTCTGTAATGTTTTTAGTAAGAAGCTATTAAAGACAAACATAATAATCCATTAGTACACAACTCAATATGTAATTACCTATAACCCTTGCTAGTTTTTTATATGCTTTCTATTTAACCCCTTTGTACCAAAACAGACAACACTGAATATACATATAATTGATGGTTAACTAACTTGACTCATGCCACGTAAAAGGTTAATTCTGTAATAGACAAAATTTGTCTGGTTTAGGAGTTTAACTCTAAGTGAAAACTCTGCATATGATAGGGGAAAACATTGTATCTTTTCTAATTATTCAAGTGTTGCCAACAATAACCCATATCATAGTGAGTGTTGgtgatttttataattgttgatggcattctttgtttttgttttgttttgatttactttttcttcCCCTGTTCGGTGATTGAGTAATTTTATAGGTCTTAGAGGTCATGTTTTATTGAGAAAGGCACTATATTCATACTGAAAGCATTGAGTTGTTCCGAGTCCTTACTGCTAATACATGTGACACAGTGAACTGATTAATCGAAGCGTCATACATGAGAACATGTATACAGAAGAATATTTTGGCATTGAGAAAATAGCTTTATTTGTATCATTCCTTGCGGTGNNNNNNNNNNNNNNNNNNNNNNNNNNNNNNNNNNNNNNNNNNNNNNNNNNNNNNNNNNNNNNNNNTGGATGGGAAGGGATTGAAAAGTAAAATGAACTCTACTCTATCCATTAAGGGATTAACTTCCTTCCTTTCCCCTCTGAAAACCAAGCTCACAAATCCACCCTTTGTCTCCTGGTACCCCAAGCTTTTAGGCTATTTTGCCTTTCCCTCATAAACCTTTTTGATGTTTTATTCTCGCTTGCATTGATTTATTTCAAAAGAGACATTGATGTGATTGCTGAAATTTTGTCTCCACTTTTTGCTGTGTCTAATTCAGTCCCGAGAACACACATTGATGATGAGTATGCACATACTGCGGAAAAAGATCCTAAAATTTTGCTAACCACTTCCAGGGATCCAAGTGCTCCTCTTCAACAGTTTGTAAAGGTTTGCTCACTTCAATTGTTTTCATGTGCAAACTAGAAgagaattttatttatattctaattatgtatagataaaaaaaaaggaaaagaggaaAAAGGGTAGGGAAGTAACACAAAAAGATGTTTCTTTTCCGTTTGGAGCAAACAAACTCGAAAGGAGAGTCAaatgaggaagaaagaaaaataggatGATTTGAATGGGTAACTAATAAGCCTATTTATATTAGCTGTAAAATTAGGAAGACCGATAGATAACAcctaaagttattttatttaatttaatatatatagttttatacatataatattcacaatgttctattttatttattccttTTTTACTGTCTTAGTAAATTCCGGATAACGTTTTGACTATTGTGACACTCAATTTTCTATGTTCAGGAGCTGAGTTATGTCTTTCCGAATGCACAAAGAATGAATCGTGGTGGTCAGGTTGTAACCTTTACTGTTTTTTTCCATTTATTATCTGTTGTATACGTTCAGAATCTGAATAATTGACTATTTGGTTGATTTTccatttattgttttcttgcTAATGAGTAATGATAATAAATATAGctaaaatataatcattattatatatctaaaatataaactgattttcttttctgttttgtgTTTGTATTTGGATGGTTGTTGCTATCATTTTAGGTTATTTCTGAAATTATAGAGTCTTGCCGTGCACATGATTATACAGATGTTGTGTTGGTTCATGAACATCGTGGTGTTCCGGATGGCttaattgtctgccatctgccATATGGTCCAACTGCATATTTTGGATTGCTCAATGTGGTAAGTGTTGGTCTTAAAAAGTATTActttttgtaatatatatttgTACGGATAACATGCTGAGTTGTTTCTTTTCCGTGTAGGTTACAAGGCATGAAATCAAAGACAAGAAAGCCATTGGTACAATGCCCGAGGCTTATCCACATCTGATTTTTGATAACTTCTCAACTAAGGTTTTCATAAGTCAACACGATCTCTATTTTGTTTACTTGCTCGAATTTCATTGGTAAATTGCCCATGGTTTTGATCTGTGGTCTGTTGCATTTTGCCATTGGTCTTTCAGATATCTACTGGTCATGCCAATGGTGTCTTGTCTGGTCTTGGAACCATAATATTCTGAATTGGACTAGAAGCAGTTGCAGCTTGActgtttaaactttaaagtgATTTAAATGATTTCCCTCTGATGCTAAAACCGTTAAGAGTAAGATTCGAGCACAGGTTAGGACTAGGAGAAGGCACATTGTCAACTTTTTAAGCATTGATCTATTAAAATAGTTGGGTTTCTAATGGGGTTGCTTTTATTAATTAGTCTTAGAGATGACAAATGATTTAACCGAGATTCAAACTTAGgttaatttggaatgaaaaagATGATGTAGTATCAGTAGGCTACTGGTCAGAacaaatatatgtatttttctTGTAAGAATAAAAGTGCAAGGTTGGTTTTGTTTGCATTGTGATTCGGGATTAGAATTTTGTTTATGTTGGCCACTTTTTCTATTCGCTAATTTCCCAACTATATATTTATGGAATATATACTTCTGCAAATTCAATATTATCGAAAGTAATTACTATCTATAGCAATAATTACGCTGGTTTTGTTCTGACTACTCATCTTATTTGGAATTCATTTTGGACTTTAAACAGTTAGGTGAAAGGACAGCCAACATTCTAAAGTATCTTTTCCCAGTTCCAAAACCAGACACAAAACGTATTGTGACTTTTTCCAACCAGTCTGACTATGTATCGTTCAGGTTGGTTTTGCATTTACAATCTTGTGCATTTGACCtttcattataatttataaatatccGTTATTCATTCATGTTACAGTGAACTTGTGCTGGTTAGTGTTTTTTCCCTTCTCATTATCTAGTGTTTGTTCTATACAGGCATCACATATATGAAAAGCATGGAGGTCCAAAGTCTATTGAACTAAAGGAAATTGGTCCGCGGTTTGAGTTGCGACTTTATCAGGTTTGCATTACTATTAACCTCACCATTGATTGCTTCTTTGTCTGTTGTTATGTTATGAGGAAAGATGATCTTCCCCTCAAAACAAAGTAACTACATCTGTCTACATGCTACTAAATTTAAGAAAACTGTAGTTCAGTGATTGCATTTTCCATGTGTATACATGTTTCTTTGTTTTGGTTGATGTAATGTTGCtccaaaagttaaaattttctGTGATTACATATTttacttttacatttaaaaatatCCTTTTTGTTACCCCAGTCATTTGTAAAATTGCTTACAcggatatatattttttttggatatgtTTGTGAACACAGCTGTTTGACAAAAtgtaaactaatttaataacacAATATCATTGTAAATTCTGATCTATTAGTGTTAGCAGCAGTTTGGGCcgccttttttatttttggggcTTAATTTATtagattcaaatattaaaatcgTAAATTATCTACTTACTAGTGACTACTACTGCTTCTACTTTCTATTATCTACTATTTTAAAGGAGTTGAGGCAGTTTTACCACCTTTAGGTCACATTTCTGTAattcttctttctattttacCCTGGCATGTCTTTGTCTCTTTCTACCACACACTTGCTTACGCTAAGAACTACATAAAACTATCCATATTGCCATGTATTACAAAATTAACAGCCATCATTGTTCTATAATCTCAAGATGCTAGTGCTTGTTGATGTTTATTTCATatttactaaataaaataatgcaTTGTTCCGATTGTTATTGGATACCAAACCTATTCCTAATATCATGATTATTAAAATCAGACTGATATTCAACTCTATTGAAGCAATGGGATGGGACGGGTGGCCAGTTCACTGGTTTTTGGTCTGAAAAGATCGGTCCAGTccagttcttttttatttggtgtCCCAATCCAGTTTTAATTGCCATGCTTGTTGCTATTTTCACTGTTAACCAATTAATCCAATGTCTCTATTTTTCTCAAACACGTTGCAGATAAAGCTGGGAACTGTGGATCAAGCTGAAGCTCAAATAGAATGGGTTATTAGACCTTACATGAACACGAGTAAAAAACGCAAGTTTCTCGGTGATTGATGTTGCCATATCAAAAGCCGCAATGTTAAAGTAGTATTTACGCAGCTTAACCTGATACACGTTGAGTGCATTTTTTTATCGTGACGGAACATTGTCCTTAGTTCCTTAGTTTGAAAGAATATAATTTTTGGAATGAGCATCATTGTAAACTGCTAAAGCTATGAAAAAGTGAGAAtgaaatttacttttatgattatttctggaagaaaattattatttgctttttcttgGGAATATGAACAGTTcgtttgttattattattattatgaaaaattttagaTGAACAAGTTTCTttaatattactttttttaataatgatttttttaaaaattaacatggaaatttttgaaaaacgtaaaaaatttgaaataaattgttAAAGGTGTTGCAAGTGTGAGTAGCTGCATTTTTTGtgagagaaaatagagaaaaaggcACAATTGCAAAATATCTGATAGCATAAAATGGTGAATCACATTTTATAGGTAAGTtgcaaatacatatatatacagtACCTACACTATACCTTAGTTGCATTAGATCAGTACCCTTCTAACAAACTAATAACCAATTTGCTGAGGTGTCATCTAATATAATTATCAACACGACTAACTAATTCTGCATATATTGGCTCCTAACTTACATTACTCTAACTATTTATTATCAAACTTAGAGGTCAAGTGACATCCTCCCTTAAGTTAGGAGCGCATATGTTCATCATGCCTAGTTTGTCTCGGAGCCCACCAAACACGGTTGGTGCGAGTGCTTCGGTGAGCAAATCAGCCACTTGCTTATGGGTTGAGATGGGTAGTAAATGAATAAGTCCCTCTTGAACTTTATTCCTCATCACATCACAATCCACCTCTATGTGTTTCGTCCTTTCATGAAACACAGGGTTAGATGCTATGTATATTGCTGACTGACTATCACAGAAGATGTTGATAGCTTTGGTAAGAGAGATCTGCAGATCCTTCAAAATGTAACTAATCCATTGTGCCTCTCTAGTCGCACTTGCTAATGTTCGATACTCTGCCTCGGAGGACGATGAAGCCACTATCAATTGCTTTTTAGACTTTCATGTTATGAGTGAGTTTTCTAGGTAGAAATAATAGGCCAAAATTGATTTCCTAGTGTCTGGGCATGCTGCTTAGTCCGAATATGAGAACCCAGTCAAGTTGAAATCTGGTTCTGATGTGAAAAACAACCTTGCTGTTGGAGCTCCTTTCAAGTACCTAAGCACATGATGTGCTTCCTGCATGTGCTGTGTGGTTGGGCAGTCCAAAAACTGACTGATCTTTCCAACTGCTTATATCAGGTCTAGTGTTAGCTAAGTACAAGAGCCTCCTAACTAGCTTCCTATAAGCTGAATGGTCTTTTAGTGGTTCTCCTCTTTCTTTGGACAGCTTCACAGTATAGTCTAATGGTGTTCTTGTTGGTTTGCAACCTTCAAATCTTGTATCCTTTAATAAGTCCATCACATACTTTCTTTGATAGAGAGCAATACCTTTCTTTGATCTTGCAACTTTCATCCCTAGAAAGAACTTCAAATCTCCTATGTCCTTGATCTTGAATTTCTCATCCAAGATCCTCTTAATTCGATCGATTTCCTTTTCATCATTTCTAGTTATCACTAAGTCATCCACATAGACTAGCAGCGCTGTAAAACCAGATTCTGTCCTTTTCATGAACAAGCAATGGTCTGATGCTGACCTGGTGTATCTAGCTTCTACCAAGACAGAATGTAGCATGTGGTTCCATTGCCTACTAGCCTGCTTGAGTCTATACAGTGATTTTTTCAGCTTGCACACCTTCCCATCTTCAACTTCTAAACCTTATGGTGGCCTCATGTAAACCTCCTCCTTGAGTACGCCATGCAAGAACGCAGTATTTACATCAACTTGTTTAAGCATCCAACCTTTCATGGCAGCCAAGGCTAGCACAATCCTTAGTGTTTTCAGTTTTACCACTGGGCTAAATGTGTCTAGATACTTAATACCAGCCACTTGTGTGTACCCTTTTGCCACTAACCGTGCCTTGTACCTTTCTATCGAACCATCCGGGTTGTGTTTTATCTTGAAGACTCACTTACTTCCAATCGCTTTCTTCCCATGAGGCAGAGTTGCAAGTGATGCGAGaacatctttcctatctttttctagtgaatttgcatctaatttattgagtttaataaagaattaattatcttttagccaatatggatgctactttgagtcttttgcaattttatttattttaggtagcattcggctggatttgatggagtttctgcagcacaagaatcaaaggagatggtaGCGAGGAGCGATGCGTACGCtaactgacgcgtgcgcgtgatttggagctttccatggcgatgcgtgcgcgtgactgacacgtacgcgtgatttgaagatttgcacagcgacgcgtgcgcgtgaccgatGCGTCCGCATGACTTGcagaaaagaccatcgacgcgtatgcgtgactgacgcgtatgcgtgacatgcgccatgtgcagaaaatgcagaaaatgccagggcgatttctgggctgcttttgacctagttttcagcccagaaagtaCAGATCAGATGCTACAGAGTGAAGGaaccaagtggtccccatccatcaattgaagacttgctgattgctataattaattttgatttaaattcaaatttgatttttaaaataggaaaagatatgattttaattttagatttttaaattaattaggattagttataaaagggggattccattaggaaaTTCTATATCAATTTAGATTCCATCAGAttggaactctgtacattttatcacaatcctagtttttctctgaaccatgagcaactaatcctccattgttaaggttaggagctctgtctatttgtatggattaattttattactttttctattttaattcatgtatggatttataatttaagaattgtttttgctctttatcttatgaatttgggtggaacggaagtatgatcctctttctatttgagttcttgtaaaacttggaaaagctctttgcttgaacaacagcttgaaaacactttctcctaaattttaattatttggatttaataggatacgtgacatataatccttttatttttgggtaattagaatttttgtggcatataaactgaaatttgaacttcaccctctagttggaattaattgactaaGGCATTGGCAGtcgatgaattttagaggaggctagaaaggtctaaggaattagggtctagtcacatataatttgccataaattaaatcctacatgattaaaatagttagtaagaaaagttaatccggaaaaatagataactttaaagccttaactgtttctccaatattttattttcaacttatttacttgcGTGACTGCCTTatgatattttcaaatttaaaccttttgaatatctcaaaacccttttttgcttgcctaaataagtaaatcatttaaccattgttgcttgatccatcaatccttgtgggatcaaccctcactcacctgaggtattacttggtacgactcggtgcacttgccggttagtttgtggttgttaAAACACCGCACCAGTAAGCCTCCACGTTTTGTTCATTTTTAGAGCCTTAAGCTCAACATTGATCGCGTCTTGCCAACAGGGTTGTAACACCGCCTCCTCATAACACTTCGGCTTGATATCATTGGTTAGTGCAAGTGAATATGCTTTATGTAATGCAGAAAGAGATTCATAAGACATAAAGTTTAACATTGGATACCTGACTTTATCGTTGATGGTTTTATTTGGATTAGCTTTGTCAATAGTGGTGCTCATACAAACAAAATCCTTTAGATAAGCTGGTGGCTTTCTCTCCCTTGTGGATTTCCTTTGTACATTATGTTCAGAGTATCTTAGTTGTGAGTTTTCCCTGGCTAGTTCTTGGGTATTTTCctttgacttgttgagtcaccATCAGTGACTCTCGACGAGTCACTCGTGTGCTCATATGAAGAAGGACCACAGTCCAATTCCAATGTTTTAGGTCTTAGTGCAGGTGGTGCAatggttttatttatttctaattctaATGTTGATGTTTGATTGTTTTTATCTTGTGCAAAAGGAAAATGGTTTTCGTAAAATTTCACATTTCTAGAAACAAAAATTTCTTTAGATTTTAAGTCAATTAAAACATATCCTTTTGTCCCCTCCCTAAATCCAAAGAAGGCACATTTCTTGGCTCGAGGATCCAGCTTGGACCTGTGAGCATTGATGGTGCTAGCATAGGCCAAGCAACCAAAGACCTTTAGGGTCATTAGATCAGGGAGAGATTGATGCAAAATTTGAAAAGGAGACTTGTCCTtgagaaaagtaaaagaaatccGATTCTTTAAGAAAATAGCATGCTTAATAGCAAAATTCCAAAAACAATGTGGGACTTGAGATTGAAATAGTATAGCTCTGGTGATGTTAAGAATATATTGGTGTTTTCTTTCTACTTTCATATTTTGTTGAGGAGTCTAAACACAGGAAGTTTGATGCAAAATTCCAGTTTTAGCAAAAAAGGATTCCATGAGAAATTCTGTTCCATTGTTAGTTCGAATGATTTTGATAGATTTATTGAATTGAGTTTGTATGAAAGTTATGAAATGTTGAACTAAATTGCATATTTCAAACTTCAATTTCATCAAGTACACCCAAGTATATCTCGATTTATTTTCTATAATGGTTAGAAAGTAACGATGTCCACTAGTGGATGGCACTCCAAGTGGCCCCCAAATGTCTATGTGTACAAGCTCAAACAATTGAGTTGGGTGAAGAACGAAACTCTCGTGCGatttagaattttcacaaatataatcacgttgtaagtatagcttctagaccgacaagaatttctttcttacaaacgttttggttgtcacaagtaacaaacccaataaaatttataaaccgaagtattcaaacctcgggtcgtcttctcaaggaattgcaaggaagtatgatttattattggttatggaaaatagtatttttgggtttttgaaaaggtttgaacaagagaaatagattgcaggaattaataaatcaataactaataaaactcttggcaaggtatgaaaattggaagtcctatcctagttatccttatcaatggtaatgagaattatattttgctCCCActcagtcaacctctaactatg from Arachis duranensis cultivar V14167 chromosome 4, aradu.V14167.gnm2.J7QH, whole genome shotgun sequence encodes:
- the LOC107483937 gene encoding uncharacterized protein LOC107483937, which gives rise to MLRRNIRMRREYLYRKSLEGKERLLYEKKRKIREALQEGKPIPTELRNEEAALRREIDLEDENTAVPRTHIDDEYAHTAEKDPKILLTTSRDPSAPLQQFVKELSYVFPNAQRMNRGGQVISEIIESCRAHDYTDVVLVHEHRGVPDGLIVCHLPYGPTAYFGLLNVVTRHEIKDKKAIGTMPEAYPHLIFDNFSTKLGERTANILKYLFPVPKPDTKRIVTFSNQSDYVSFRHHIYEKHGGPKSIELKEIGPRFELRLYQIKLGTVDQAEAQIEWVIRPYMNTSKKRKFLGD